Proteins from a genomic interval of Ferrovibrio terrae:
- a CDS encoding O-acetylhomoserine aminocarboxypropyltransferase: MLEPKFFRFDTLSLHAGQQPDPATGARAVPIYQTTSYVFRDADHAAALFNLERGGHIYSRISNPTVAVLEERLAALEGGVGAVCTASGQAAMHLAICTLMGQGGHIVASRNIYGGSYNILVHTLPRFGITTTFVDPRDHAAWKAAIKPETRLVFGEILGNPGLEVLDVPSVAKIAHDAGIPLMLDCTFATPYLFRGFEHGADLVMHSATKFLGGHGVAIGGALIDSGRFDWEASGKFPTITEPYAGYHGLDFAEEFGPGAFIMRARAEGLRDFGACMSPTNAFHLLQGVETLPLRMARHVENSRKVVAFLKSHPAVAWVSYPELEEHPDHALAKKLLPKGCGAVFSFGVKGGRAAGRVLIEALQVFSHLANVGDAKSLVIHPASTTHQQMSAAELKAAGIGEELVRLSVGLEDSQDLIDDLNQALRASQKAVKAAAE; this comes from the coding sequence ATGCTGGAACCCAAATTCTTCCGTTTCGACACGCTGAGCCTGCATGCGGGCCAGCAGCCCGATCCGGCCACCGGCGCGCGCGCCGTGCCGATCTACCAGACGACATCTTACGTCTTCCGCGATGCCGACCATGCCGCCGCGCTGTTCAATCTCGAACGCGGCGGCCATATCTATTCGCGCATTTCCAATCCCACCGTCGCGGTGCTGGAAGAGCGGCTTGCGGCACTCGAGGGCGGCGTCGGCGCGGTCTGCACGGCCTCGGGCCAGGCGGCGATGCATCTCGCCATCTGCACGCTGATGGGGCAGGGCGGCCATATCGTCGCCTCGCGGAATATCTATGGCGGCAGCTACAACATCCTCGTGCATACGCTGCCGCGCTTTGGCATCACCACCACCTTCGTCGATCCGCGCGACCATGCAGCATGGAAGGCGGCGATCAAGCCGGAGACGCGGCTGGTGTTCGGCGAGATTCTCGGCAACCCGGGCCTCGAAGTGCTGGATGTGCCCAGCGTTGCCAAAATCGCGCATGACGCCGGCATTCCGCTGATGCTCGATTGCACCTTTGCCACGCCGTATCTGTTCAGGGGCTTCGAGCATGGCGCCGATCTCGTCATGCATTCGGCCACCAAGTTCCTCGGCGGCCATGGCGTCGCCATTGGCGGCGCGCTGATCGATTCCGGCCGCTTCGACTGGGAAGCTTCGGGCAAATTCCCGACCATCACCGAGCCTTACGCGGGCTATCACGGCCTCGACTTCGCCGAGGAGTTCGGCCCCGGTGCCTTCATCATGCGTGCGCGTGCCGAAGGCCTGCGCGACTTCGGCGCCTGCATGTCGCCGACAAATGCCTTCCATCTGCTGCAGGGCGTGGAAACGCTGCCCCTGCGCATGGCGCGGCATGTCGAGAACAGCCGCAAGGTGGTCGCTTTTCTGAAATCACATCCGGCGGTGGCCTGGGTGTCCTATCCTGAACTGGAAGAGCATCCCGATCATGCGCTGGCGAAAAAGCTGCTGCCGAAAGGTTGCGGCGCGGTGTTCAGTTTCGGCGTGAAGGGTGGCCGCGCGGCCGGTCGCGTGCTGATTGAGGCGCTGCAGGTGTTTTCGCATCTGGCCAATGTCGGCGATGCGAAATCGCTCGTGATCCATCCGGCCAGCACCACGCACCAGCAGATGAGCGCTGCCGAACTGAAAGCCGCCGGTATCGGCGAGGAACTGGTTCGCCTTTCCGTGGGCCTGGAAGACAGCCAGGACCTGATCGACGACCTGAACCAGGCGCTGCGCGCGTCGCAGAAGGCCGTCAAGGCCGCAGCCG
- a CDS encoding TetR/AcrR family transcriptional regulator, whose amino-acid sequence MTKLATVSQDAPDVPAEALPGPLQDRLLDAALACFRRLGAKRTRIEDIAAEAGIARTAVYRHYQNKRAIVASLASRWLAEDETRLATIARDTGRSPAARLQAFLLADAENTRRYLSDPCLVEVLDEVMKNLAGLLRQHRNHIRRHLTGLLAEGSTAGAFRSEPAEKLALAIDDLMSRFHDPRLATDLDRNVWQDRALAAVDMILRTVRAR is encoded by the coding sequence ATGACAAAACTGGCTACCGTGTCACAGGACGCGCCGGACGTGCCCGCCGAGGCCCTGCCCGGCCCGCTGCAGGACCGGCTGCTGGATGCGGCGCTGGCCTGTTTCCGCCGGCTGGGCGCCAAACGCACCCGGATCGAGGATATCGCCGCCGAGGCCGGCATCGCCCGCACCGCGGTCTACCGGCATTACCAGAACAAACGCGCCATCGTGGCCTCGCTGGCGAGCCGCTGGCTGGCCGAGGACGAGACCCGCCTGGCCACGATTGCCCGCGATACCGGCCGCAGCCCGGCCGCCCGGCTGCAGGCGTTTTTGCTGGCGGACGCTGAAAATACAAGGCGTTACCTGTCCGATCCCTGCCTGGTCGAGGTACTGGACGAGGTGATGAAGAACCTCGCCGGCCTGCTGCGCCAGCACCGCAACCATATCCGCCGCCACCTGACCGGCCTGCTGGCCGAGGGCAGCACGGCCGGCGCTTTCCGCAGTGAACCGGCCGAGAAGCTGGCGCTGGCCATCGACGACCTGATGAGCCGCTTCCACGATCCCCGCCTGGCCACCGATCTGGACAGAAATGTCTGGCAGGACAGGGCTTTGGCCGCCGTCGACATGATCCTGAGAACTGTTCGGGCACGCTGA